TTTGTTCATGAACTTCCTCAGTCCATCCATTGCAAGCAGCTTCtcctctgccgccgccaagtcTTTCCACAGGACCAACTCGTCCTGAATAATCTTCGCAATGGCGTTCTCCGACAGGCCCCGCGAGGGGTGATATGACGGGCGATTCTTGGGGACCGTCGTCCAGTAATAGACCTGTATCCGCACTGTTAGTTTTTTGAGTCCCCGAGGGTCCCGTTCACCAGACCGCAGAATCACTGACATGGTCGACCAGTGCATCCGTCAAGATGTCGTCGTAGGCAGACAATTGTGCCAAAGTGAGACGATGCCTCGCCGGCGCAGCCTTTGGCGCTGGCATCGTTGCCAATGACACTCTGTGAAAGCGTTGCGCCCCCCCGCGATCCGGAAGCGTGGCAAGATCCCAAGTCCACCGGGCCAGAAATCTGTCCAAATGAGCTTCGCCCTCAGCTGAACTTGACAGACACCTGAGCCGTAGGTGAAAATGCCCAGGCCGCTTTGCGCTTATCTCACCCGCAGCCGGACAGCCGCAGTCGACCAGGCAAAATGACCAAGTTTCAGCTCGCAGCCCGCTCCTTCCTCAAAAATGTCATACTCAACCCGTCTCAAACCAAGTGTACACCTTGCACTCAAAGCCGGCAGACCATGTGGACAACGGAAGGAAATATCGGAAAAGGAGAGTGATTAGTGAGAGACGGTATGTTCAGAAATGAGAGCTCCCTGCTTTCAGAGACACGCGACCACGGACCCGGCAGGTTCAAACATGATCAAACTCGAAGGAGTGAAGTTGTGTTGAGTCCTGCCGGTGAGCTTGAGCCATTCCAAATTGCGGCTTTCCCTCCAAGCCCCCCTCTGATGTGCCCCCTGCGCTGGGTAGGCCCGCCCAGCCTCCCCATAAAATGACTTTGGCCCAGCAACCGCAGGAGGTACATGCGCAGGAGCTCGGAATGCAGGGGAGTGCCGGCCTTTCTTGGGGAAACGTGGCGCCAGGTGCACGTGACTGTCAATTTCCGAAAAGTCTCCCGACGCCGAAAGCTGAGGACTGGGATCTGGCTGAGGAGGCGATGCAGCATTGAGGTTTGCGcggacaaggccaaaatgATTCAATTAAAGGTATGTCGGAAGACAATGAACTATTCTACGCGTGTTTTCTAATGGAAAATAGACGATGCTTAACTGCATCGACAACTCgggcgccgccctcgtcgaaTGCGCCCTGGTCGTTGGTCAAAAGCGGCATGCTCGCATAGGTACGTCGCGGCCATGCTCTCGGAGCGCCGGGTCAAGGAGAACACACAcaaaagggggaaaaaaaaagtctaaCTGGTACAGGTGACCGgatcgtcgttgtcgtccaGGAACAAAGAGGTGCTTCGTCCTCTGGTATGGCGGGCATCtcagccgccgccaaggtcaAACGCGGCGATATTCGACACGCCGTTGTAGTGCGAACCAGATACCCTACTCAGCGACGTGACGGATCCGTGGTCCGCTTCGACGACAATGCGTGCGTCTTGCTCAACAAGTCTGGCGATCCGGTGGGATCACGAATCAATGGTGTCGTTGGCGCAGagttgaagaggaagaagtgGAGCAAGATTTTGTCCATGGCGCCTATGCAAGCATAAGGGAGGCAATGCTGGCATTTGCTTTGAGCAAAGAGAGGAACAGGCGATGAAGAACAGTCAAAGGGTATCGGAAAGGAGGTCAAAAAGGATGACACCCTCATGGGACGGGATACGTTGTACAATTATATTTGGCATTTGCGCGGCGTTTAGACTAGAGCAAGAAGCTTAATTCCAATCTCAtaacatgtacatgtacatcaATGACCATGGACTGGCCACTAAACTTCACTTCATCACACTGTGAATATTAATTTGACTTTGTAGCAATGTAATTGCATTGTCAACCTACAATCCTCCACCTCCTACTGACTTTGCTCCAATGGTCATGCCCAGTTTTGCATGAACAAAAACATGTACAGTAGCTCTAGTACACAATGCGCCGTTTTCTTTGTCCTGAAACGCCCATAATCAAATCTGATGCAAATCAAACCAATCCCATCCTTCTTTCCCATCTATCCACCTATGTAGTAACATAAACCCGGTCTGGACATTGGGGAGGTATCATGACTCGTAATGACTATTAGTCGAAGATATGGCCGCATTCGCAGCAGACATAAAACAATTTCTTCCCGTCCAGCCAAGTTAGCAAGCTGCACATAAAACCCCACAAATTTGAGACTCAATCATGACTCAAAAGAGCATGAATTGGATTGTTGGATGGCTTACCATGCCAGTTTCGGCACTTCGCTCCTGAGATTGGAAAAACACGGCCTCTTCGTGGTTGCACCTGGGGCACGTCTTGTTCGACCGTGGGAGCTgtggccaagaaggaaaagcAAAACTCGTGTCAGCCAGCAAGTTCAAAGCAAGATAAACGAGTTCCAACAAAAAAAGGACACGCGCATCCGCCGCAACTCCTAGCTACGCTTGCACCACAATAATGACTCGCCTGCCCTGTTGCCAGTCCCGGTAATGAATATACTGATATCGACGCGAGCGATGCCGTTTGACGTTGGTAAATGTCGCACGTATTGTAGAAGTTCATAACTTGATCTCGACCCCATTTCAACACGTAATGGTCCTGACGTGGTAGTCTGAGAGACCTGACTCCGAATTCGCAACAGAATTGAAATCAGACGAGGTAGGGGTGTAGACTTCGTCCTCGGCTTCGTCCATGAGTTCTTCGTCGTACTCGGCAAAAGGATCATCGTAACCGTCCAATGGGACAAATTGGCTCAGGCTGGTCCATTCCATCTCTGCCTCATtatccttctcttcctcccgTCGAGGTGCAGTCATATCTGCTGCCAAATCCCCACAGATATAGCAAAAAACAGGGCAGCCGCAATATAAGCAGATGACACGCGGGACATGACTAACCGTTGGATCAGATCCAACATCCTGGGTCACACCGGCAGTTTCGCCAGCAGAGTTATTCAGGACATTGCGGAACACACAGGTAGACTGGGCTTCTTCAGTGTACTGGCACGTTCGGCAGGTGAATTGCAATTTGTGcgcgtcttcatcttccttgGGGTATAACATGTTGGAGCATTCTGAACAGAATCGAAAGGTAATCTGCTCGAGCTTCTTGGAGCCAGAGTCTTCGTATGAGGTTGTCGACTGGGGAGTGGCCATTGCTACAGCGTGTGTGTTTATCTAAGGATAAAAATTTGCTGAATGATGTTGGGTTGGATTGGATCTGGACAGCTTCTCCGACAGCGGTGGATGGGATCGACAAGCGTGGCGAACTGCGTCGTTGAATGGCCGGGCCGAAACCTTTCTAGAGACAGCGACGGCGCCTTTGGCTCTGCGAAATGAGCAGCGGTCGAAGATGGCTGTGTTGATGAAGAAGCAACACAACAAGACGCGttgacgaagaggaggcAAGGCCCTTTTGTGGTGGTTGGGCAAAGCGAGGCGAGTTTGAGGGCAAGTGGGCGGCCTGGACAAATAGTGGGGCAAGCCAGCAGGCAGAGATGCGCCACGCATTATGTAATTACCGAGAGgagtattcaatgttgacagaATCTGGGCCCGCGCTTGGTCACTTCAATGTGGAATGCAGATGACTATTCATGAGGTGTCTTGCGACTCTTCAGTCAGTCGCCTGGCCTTTTCCATGTTTTAAGCGGGTGGCGTCGTTGTCCAGCATGATCTGGACCTTGTCTGTGGTCCCGAGTACTACGTTCATTCCCAGGCGGCTAAATGCTTGTTGTCGATGGACTCGGAGTCATTATGCATCGGGTACTCAGTGCCTCGGTCAGATCAACAATGTTGGCCAGTCATTCATTGATCATCTCACCCAAGAACGAAGACAAATCAGACCCTGGCCGTCGACTATCACATCTGAATTATGCACAGCCAAGAGTCCCAGTTCACGATTGAAGCAGGGTCACTGCTACGATCTTCCCCAAAACACCCACCGAACAGAACAGCCCCGTCCCACACAGAATGTTGTCAGACACTCGACAATGGACATTGTCCCGATGCATTCATTGCTCTGCAATCCCACGTGcatgtacctaggtaacCTACCTACCTGGCGAGGTAGGGTCATCTGTAGCATCACCATCCGAGGGATTGTCAAAACGGAAGCCATTGAAAACACATCCCCCGGAACACCTCCATAGACATTGGAACGTGACCCTTTTAAAATGGGACGCCGGTGGTTGAGGCCGAATCGCGTGATGGACTGTTTGATTAGTGGcttgtatggagtacatgctTGAATATTGGCGCCCAAACTCTATCTACTCCTACtagtaccagttgacatgttcACGCGGGGGAGCAGGTTCAGTCAATGTCAAACGATGCCAGTCTTTTAAGCAAGGCGCAAGAGCTAATGGCGAAACACCTTGCAACTAAACATTTAAAAGCTTGTCTGGCACGAGGCTCTCCACTCACACAACTAATAACGCAACCCCCTCATTCAACAGGGCCAATCTAAGCAGTCAAGATTTGATTTCCATCCCGGACTCCGGGAACATGGAAGCCACACGTGCATCCAACCAACCAGCCAACCGCCCTGTTGTCCAGCAGACTCGAGACGTGGGGCCGCCCCAGGCGGCGCCTGGTGAAATTGATTGCCTACTgctaggtacggagtacttgctggcatgtctggtctggtggcaccCAGGCGCCCTCAAgcgctccatgtccgttcaatgttagcaCGTACCGCTAGCACGGCTCTGGACGAGGTCACTTGGCCTGGTGTCTGCACCGCACCCCATTGGCTGGCTGCGCGTCTTCGCCCATCGGGGCACGTCATTCCCTGCCCTGAGCCCCGACTAGATACCCCGCTGTTTCTGCCCTCGTCCACCCCCGGCAGCCCGTCAGCCCGTCAACCCGTCAACGGGTCGCCTGGGGAAAGCTCTTCAAGCTGCCTCGTCCAAAGCGCATCATCGCCAACCGACCTGCTCCTTGTCCTAATCACCTCGCCCTCGACCACCTCtcgactccgactccgaTTCCGACTCTGCATCCGCGACCCAAAAACGTGACAAGTGCATCGCTGCAACGCTTTGCCATTCTCCTCCATCCCCAtctttatataaatacttgGTGTACCTATTGTTTGTCCAAGCCTGCCGatcatcctcgtcgacagctgcctctctctcctcctctctgCCACCGCAACCCCCCCTCTCCCATTCTTCGCATCCGCACATCTTCTTACCTCCACCCATCATGGTATGTCAAGAATACTCCCCGTCTACCCCCCGAAACTCGCAGCTCGTCACCGACGCAGCACTCGCTGCATTGCGCTGCGCTGCGCTCACCGTCGTCATGGCATGCCACAATTCCTACCCCTCTTCTTCCCTCGCGAGACATGGCTAACAAGTCCGAAGGCTGATACAGGTCTCCCCCCCAACTGGGAGGTGCGCCACTCCAATTCCAAGAATCTCCCATACTACTTCAACTCTGTCGAAAAAGTCTCCCGCTGGGAACCGCCGCAAGGCACCGACACCGAGAAGCTAAAGCACTACATGGGAGCCCACCACAGCGCCGGCTCGCGGCCCGGCGCGGTGCCAGGTGTTCCTGACGGCAAGATTCGCGCCGCACACTTGTTGGTGAAGCACAAGGATAGCAGACGGCCTAGCAGTTGGCGAGAAGTATGGATTGCTCCTTTGTCCATGGCTCCAGCATGAAAAGAGTTCAGTGTTATTAACGGCGCCATAGTCTGAAATTACACGCTCCAAGGACGACGCTATGGAAGTCATCAAGGCCCACGAAGCAAAAATTAAGTCTGGCGCCATTTCTCTTGGCGATTTGGCCCCTACCGAGTCGGATTGCTCGTCTGCCCGTAAGCGCGGCGACCTGGGCTACTTTGGCCGTGGGGATATGCAGAAGGAGTTTGAGGATGCGGCCTTTGCGCTTAAGCCTGGCGAGATgagcggcgtcgtcgagacGGCCAGTGGGTTGCATCTGATTGAGAGGTAAGCCGAAGAACCGCGACGCTTGCTGGGAGATGATTGCTAATCATTGCCGCAGATTGGAGTAGTTCAAGAGGAGCAGCAGTTCTTTttgacggtggtgatgaagatggcggtGGAAGCGATTCCCATCTTGCCGTGGTACTGGTGGCCACAGGACAATGCGAGAAAATTGTACAATGCCGAGTTTAcatattaaaaaagcttcAAGTTTCGATTCGAAttcgagaaaaaaaaagcgaaACATATCGTGGTGAATCGGTGCCGCGAGCCCTCCTAACACGCGCAGGAAGCTCATATTTATCATGTTCAATTACAGCCATGTTCTTCTGCCTTGCCGCCTCTAAGCTATATTGCAGCGTATGAACAAGCAAGCTGTATATGCAGTCATCATGTGGGACTATGTATACTACCTATTCATTGTGTACCTGTTATTCATGATGCCACGTGTTGGAAAAGCCGACTCTTATCTATCGTCCAGCGATGGCCATAAAGGAGTTCCTggccaaagaagaagccttTTGTCCAACCAAGTCCATTTCTCATAAGCCTCGTATGCCTCATCATCTAGATACAGCTCGTTATTCACCTTGAAGCCAGCTTCAGGGCGGTATTTTTGAACGGTTCCAAGGTTGTAAACACGACTGTCATGACGCCAAACATGGTCATGGATAGCGCCGCGTATGGTGCCGCGCGACTCTTCACCTCGTAGAGATACGATACCCCCATGGCGGCCCCGTTGATGCCGATGGCAGTCCCAGCTGCGACGGTAACcgggccgtcgtcgtcgatttTCCCCTCGCCGGCTTTGTCTTGCGGCTCGGGCTGGACCGTTGGCACGGACAGCTTGTCCAGGAGCACGGGGTACATTAGCTGTCCCAGGATGCCGTTGCTGACCACGAGCGTGGCGTTGAGGGCCACGTTGCCCCCCAGAGCCTTGACGGAGGgcttggcgagggcgagggtgGCGCTTcgggcggcaaaggccagCGATTCCTCTGGCTGCAGCCcgagggcgcgggcgagCATCACGGAGAGGAAGACGTTGCCCGCGGCGGCTGTGGTTGAGAAGAGCAAAGTGGAGATGCCGGACATGCTGAAGAGCTGTTTGCGGCACTCGTACAGCTTGAAGCCCCATGCGACAATGCCGCACTCGAGCAAGGAAAGGGCGAAGTCTCCTGCGCCGAACCATGGGGTTGGGCCGTCCGGCATGAGGGAGTCCGAGGCGACGGCTGTCCAGATGGTGTACAGGGGAGTTCCGCTGCTGAAGTCTCCGAGGaccttggcgatgccgcGGCTGCCTTTGAGCAGGCCCCTTATACGGGTGAAGCCAAGCATCAGGAGGGTGGTTACCAGGACGGGGTTGACCATGGTTGCGAGGCTGTGACGGCACCGCACGTTGGAGCCAAAGAGGTTCGACGACTTGAGCGTGCGCTGGAGTCGTATGGCGACAAGCCAGCAGAGCCACAGGGAGAATCCGTCCAGCGCTCTGCCGTCGTGAACGACGAGCTCCAGAGGAATACCGATGCCTATAATACCGACAAGGCACAGGATGACGTAGCCGTTGCTTCTCAAGATATGCCAGAGGTTTCTATCCCGATCTTGGACTTTGGCTTCCACAACGGGTTGGTTCACTACCGCTCCGTCTTTGACGTCAGCGCGGGAGGATTTTCGGTCCTCTGTTTTTTCAACCGAATCATCTGATGTCAAATACTGCCACGGCCGGTCGTAACATTGGGCTGCAGCCCGCCGAATAGTCCCTCCGACCTCATAGCGTGAAGCAAAGGCGGATACCTTGTTTTCCTTGCCTTGTACGTGTTTCGAAGCGTATGACTGCAAAGTTGTGAGGAGCAATAGGCCCGAAAGGGACAGCAAGAAGACTAAAGTCCAAGAGGCTACGTTTGTAATAGCTACACGTCTGTTAACGTGTGACGGGAAAAGGACAGCCGTTTCGCCTGTTGGAGACGGAGACTCACCAGACGTTGCGATGATGTAGCCAATGTCCCGGATGCCAAGGACATGGTTGAGCAGAATGATGGGCACGCTGAATCCAATCCCGAGCTGGGCGTTGATAAAGTCCACCTGTGTGTTTGCACCAAAGCAAGAGTgagcctccttctcctcgtGCCCCTCCGAGTTGCGCGTGCAGAAAGGGGATGCCACAAACCTTTGATTTGATATGTCGGTGGTAAAAGTCGCCGCAACTCGGACACACCTGGCCAGCAGCTGCCATGACGGAGAAGATGACAATCATGCCCACAATAGACCCAAAGTACTGGAGTTGCGCAGACGCCAGTACGAAGCTCAGGCCCCAGATTGTCAACTCGGTTGCGAGATAGATTGCCGAAACACATACAACCCAAAACAGGTGGTGAATGGCCACGTCCCATCGGTCTCGCCAAACGGTATGGTTAGGCGCGTTTCTCGTCATGATTTCTTGGTTCGGTGgttcggtggtggtgacagGAAACAGAGGAATCGCTTAGGACTGAGACTGTTCTTAACACCGAAGAAGCTTGTGACATGGTCCATGGAAAACAGCAATTCGGAGACGAGTAGACATGCTTGGTCTAATTGACGACGTGACggcttgtttctttttttctcccttACTGTACAACGGTGTGTTTCTGGAAATAGATTTCGGGATCCAGGAGCAACACACCCGTCAATGCCGAGTCGAAGGTTTGAGCTATACGAATGTGTTACACTCAGGGCGTTTTCTTAGGAGCTCCCGGAGATTCGGGCGAAATTATACAAAGGTTAAAAAGATGACAGGGAGGTTGGCCACGATTCATGGCCAATGCTAGGACGGTTGCCAGAGTACAGTGAGTCCATGGTCAGCAAGAAGTGAGGAGCTCGCAGGCCACACGGCCAGAAAAGTCAATTGTACCTGACAGAGACGTCAGTCTGTGCTAGCATCTATTGTATTGGCTGTGGGATGATAATTATTCCAAGACAAGAGTCAAGATGAACATTTAGGAGCCATGTTAACACATATGAGAACTGCCACGGCATGTATGCCTGTTTTGTCTGTGGTGTATACGCAATGGGGACATTTTCAACCAGGTTTACGTACAGACCAGGCCATTTCCATTCCATCTGGGTTCGAATTCGCAATACATGGGACTCTCAAAAGCCTCCTCCGGAGTTTGCCATGGCAGGAAGTCCGCGTCATCATGGCACTGCCGGAACGGAAGACTATTCGGCTAGAGGGAAATTGATATCGGGGCCTGTACAGACAATGCTGGAGATAATGACTCCAAGGACTTGTCTCTGGTTCACAGCATTGGCGCTGCAATACGTCGGGCGATTGTAAACGGTCCGCTCAGGGGTCGAGCATAGCACAGGGCTCGGTGAACGGATAGGAGTTGAACAGAGGCAAGGTACCGCGAACACGAAGAAGTGTGCCGTGACGTTGAAACAATGCATTTGGGGCCTGTGTAAAACAGCCAAGACTTGTCCATTGTATACATTCTGATGGTATCTGATTAGGCGGGGGCCAGTTGAAAGCTGTCAAGCATCACAAAGCAGTGAAGTGATTCATACATGGGGTGAGGACGACGCCTTGCTCGTGAGCCACACGTGGCCGTGACACACCGGCATTAGCTTTGTGCTCAAGGCTGGTCCATCGTGGAGCGTGGCATCGTGGCATCATCCGTGGCCAGGCGTGCggcaaacattgaaagtCTAAAGCTTCGAAACATGACATGGAGGTCTGGTACCGCACGTGCGAGCAATATGCCATGCACCCATCTGCAGTGCCGCCCAGCGAGGGGCTTTAGTTGTGCCGGACCCCTGGGCGTTCTGAGACCCCACTGACCGCAGCCCTCAACTGTGTCGGGCAGGtgccgacatctg
The DNA window shown above is from Metarhizium brunneum chromosome 1, complete sequence and carries:
- the mrpl38 gene encoding mitochondrial 54S ribosomal protein uL14m — its product is MIQLKTMLNCIDNSGAALVECALVVGQKRHARIGDRIVVVVQEQRGASSSGMAGISAAAKVKRGDIRHAVVVRTRYPTQRRDGSVVRFDDNACVLLNKSGDPVGSRINGVVGAELKRKKWSKILSMAPMQA
- the RPB9 gene encoding DNA-directed RNA polymerase II subunit RPB9 translates to MATPQSTTSYEDSGSKKLEQITFRFCSECSNMLYPKEDEDAHKLQFTCRTCQYTEEAQSTCVFRNVLNNSAGETAGVTQDVGSDPTVSHVPRVICLYCGCPVFCYICGDLAADMTAPRREEEKDNEAEMEWTSLSQFVPLDGYDDPFAEYDEELMDEAEDEVYTPTSSDFNSVANSESGLSDYHVRTITC
- the ssp-1 gene encoding Peptidyl-prolyl cis-trans isomerase ssp-1; protein product: MADTGLPPNWEVRHSNSKNLPYYFNSVEKVSRWEPPQGTDTEKLKHYMGAHHSAGSRPGAVPGVPDGKIRAAHLLVKHKDSRRPSSWRESEITRSKDDAMEVIKAHEAKIKSGAISLGDLAPTESDCSSARKRGDLGYFGRGDMQKEFEDAAFALKPGEMSGVVETASGLHLIERLE